In the genome of Macrobrachium nipponense isolate FS-2020 chromosome 42, ASM1510439v2, whole genome shotgun sequence, one region contains:
- the LOC135213293 gene encoding peroxisomal targeting signal 1 receptor-like, producing MTETQAAAAAAPQAFRMDSLLQEMREIESMRARAGPLRGPGIADLASEAGTWAEEYLASETHVQEIGPGSDWTKEFVEHQNGLTSPDIITDNDTRWAHEYLNENFLDDASSTEASKWVEEYNPQEDSELAKTANELLGTVDDPKFHNTEFMKFIKKLGEGSKGDVSKDWTNEFLSSNTSKENNLEESWSTEFTQGQKQQLHEQWQKEFTVCYRHGVVSLTLRKNLVQLAQQVVRSLPVEAKGMADTSGKGKIHSEKFCPAQDEHQKSLSAE from the exons ATGACCGAAACACAAGCAGCCGCTGCAGCAGCTCCCCAGGCATTTAGAATGGATTCACTTCTACAG GAAATGCGTGAAATAGAAAGTATGCGTGCTCGAGCTGGTCCATTACGAGGTCCTGGTATTGCAGATTTGGCCTCTGAAGCTGGGACTTGGGCTGAAGAATATCTTGCATCAGAAACACATGTTCAG GAAATTGGCCCTGGTAGTGACTGGACAAAGGAGTTTGTCGAGCATCAAAATGGTTTAACTTCTCCAGATATAATCACAGACAATGATACACGCTGGGCACATGAATACCTCAATGAAAACTTTCT AGATGATGCATCCAGTACAGAAGCCAGTAAATGGGTTGAGGAGTACAATCCGCAAGAAGATTCTGAATTGGCTAAAACAGCTAATGAACTGTTAGGAACTGTTGACGATCCAAAGTTTCACAACACTGAA tttatGAAGTTTATAAAAAAGCTGGGCGAAGGTTCAAAAGGTGATGTGAGCAAAGACTGGACAAATGAATTTTTGTCGTCTAACACATCAAAGGAAAATAACTTGGAGGAATCGTGGAGCACCGAATTCACTCAAGGACAAAAACAGCAGTTGCATGAACAGTGGCAAAAGGAGTTCACAG TTTGTTACCGTCATGGAGTAGTGTCCTTGACCCTTCGTAAGAACCTGGTCCAGCTGGCCCAGCAGGTGGTCCGGTCCCTGCCTGTGGAAGCTAAGGGTATGGCTGACACCTCAGGTAAAGGCAAAATCCATAGTGAAAAATTTTGCCCTGCTCAGGATGAGCACCAGAAATCATTGTCAGCAGAATGA